From the genome of Anopheles moucheti chromosome 3, idAnoMoucSN_F20_07, whole genome shotgun sequence, one region includes:
- the LOC128302522 gene encoding keratin, type II cytoskeletal 3 isoform X2, with the protein MKFLILCTLVAGAAAGYSSSNYRDGKATGYNGGYTTHFTTPNGAGVAVGAGTGSFGPGFGGYPSPTVDFSNFFQGIQANFANLYQQQFALQQALFQQQQAAFNGAFGAGGFAGAGAGAGAFPVYGPGFAGGSNYVNTRYPAGNFGSPNVASSSASFGPGGFHQTASIYPNNPAVPNVDTRFGGSEQSTSFQNGKPGFVGVSSFSSSSNINGQTHREAVTTVNDNGKVTTHRVHS; encoded by the exons ATGAAGTTTCTCATACTGTGCACGTTAGTAGCTGGTGCCGCTGCAG GATACTCCAGCTCGAACTATCGGGACGGAAAAGCGACAG GTTATAACGGCGGCTACACGACACACTTCACTACACCGAACGGTGCTGGTGTGGCGGTCGGTGCCGGCACCGGTAGCTTTGGGCCCGGATTTGGCGGCTACCCCAGCCCGACGGTTGACTTCAGCAACTTCTTCCAGGGCATTCAGGCGAACTTTGCCAA CTTGTACCAACAGCAGTTTGCTCTGCAGCAGGCTCtgttccagcagcagcaggccgCCTTTAATGGTGCGTTCGGAGCTGGCGGTTTCGCAGGTGCCGGTGCTGGGGCTGGCGCTTTCCCAGTGTACGGACCCGGCTTTGCCGGTGGTAGCAACTACGTGAACACACGTTATCCCGCCGGTAACTTTGGTTCGCCGAATGTGGCCAGCTCTTCTGCCTCCTTTGGACCGGGTGGATTCCATCAGACGGCTTCGATCTATCCAAACAATCCG GCTGTACCCAATGTGGACACTCGCTTCGGAGGATCGGAACAGTCGACCAGCTTCCAGAATGGCAAACCAG GATTCGTCGGTGTGTCCAGCTTCTCGTCCTCCTCCAACATCAATGGCCAGACGCACCGTGAAGCAGTAACGACGGTGAACGATAATGGCAAAGTGACGACCCATCGTGTACACTCCTAA
- the LOC128302522 gene encoding fibroin heavy chain isoform X1, which yields MKFLILCTLVAGAAAGYSSSNYRDGKATGLYNQVSVGTDYADKFPHGNTGYNGGYTTHFTTPNGAGVAVGAGTGSFGPGFGGYPSPTVDFSNFFQGIQANFANLYQQQFALQQALFQQQQAAFNGAFGAGGFAGAGAGAGAFPVYGPGFAGGSNYVNTRYPAGNFGSPNVASSSASFGPGGFHQTASIYPNNPAVPNVDTRFGGSEQSTSFQNGKPGFVGVSSFSSSSNINGQTHREAVTTVNDNGKVTTHRVHS from the exons ATGAAGTTTCTCATACTGTGCACGTTAGTAGCTGGTGCCGCTGCAG GATACTCCAGCTCGAACTATCGGGACGGAAAAGCGACAGGTCTCTATAATCAAGTCTCCGTTGGAACCGATTATGCTGACAAGTTCCCCCATGGTAACACAGGTTATAACGGCGGCTACACGACACACTTCACTACACCGAACGGTGCTGGTGTGGCGGTCGGTGCCGGCACCGGTAGCTTTGGGCCCGGATTTGGCGGCTACCCCAGCCCGACGGTTGACTTCAGCAACTTCTTCCAGGGCATTCAGGCGAACTTTGCCAA CTTGTACCAACAGCAGTTTGCTCTGCAGCAGGCTCtgttccagcagcagcaggccgCCTTTAATGGTGCGTTCGGAGCTGGCGGTTTCGCAGGTGCCGGTGCTGGGGCTGGCGCTTTCCCAGTGTACGGACCCGGCTTTGCCGGTGGTAGCAACTACGTGAACACACGTTATCCCGCCGGTAACTTTGGTTCGCCGAATGTGGCCAGCTCTTCTGCCTCCTTTGGACCGGGTGGATTCCATCAGACGGCTTCGATCTATCCAAACAATCCG GCTGTACCCAATGTGGACACTCGCTTCGGAGGATCGGAACAGTCGACCAGCTTCCAGAATGGCAAACCAG GATTCGTCGGTGTGTCCAGCTTCTCGTCCTCCTCCAACATCAATGGCCAGACGCACCGTGAAGCAGTAACGACGGTGAACGATAATGGCAAAGTGACGACCCATCGTGTACACTCCTAA